From a region of the Synechococcus sp. RS9916 genome:
- the ureC gene encoding urease subunit alpha has protein sequence MPYRISRQAYAETYGPTTGDRVRLADTDLILEVEKDYTVYGDEVKFGGGKVIRDGMGQSQTPRAEGAVDTVITNALILDWWGIVKADVGLKDGRIVGIGKAGNPDTQEGVTIVVGPGTEAIAGEGHILTAGGIDTHIHFICPQQIETALASGVTTLMGGGTGPATGTNATTCTPGAFHIGRMLQAAEGLPVNLGFFGKGNASTPEALEEQVRAGACGLKLHEDWGTTPATIDACLSVADRMDVQVCIHTDTLNEAGFVEDTIAAIKGRTIHTFHTEGAGGGHAPDIIKICGEANVLPSSTNPTRPYTRNTLEEHLDMLMVCHHLDPKIPEDVAFAESRIRRETIAAEDILHDLGAFSIIASDSQAMGRVGEVITRTFQTAHKMKVQRGALPEDSARNDNHRLKRYIAKVTINPALAHGISSEVGSIETGKLADLVLWKPGFFGIRPELVVKGGSIVWAQMGDANASIPTPGPVHGRPMFGAFGKALAPSCLTFVSEAAMDADIQRQLGLERTCMAVKETRSVGKSALKLNAALPKVCVDPQTYEVFADGELLTCEPAEVLPLAQRYLLL, from the coding sequence ATGCCCTACCGCATCTCCCGCCAGGCCTACGCCGAGACCTACGGACCCACCACCGGCGACCGGGTTCGCCTGGCCGACACCGATCTGATTCTCGAAGTCGAGAAGGACTACACCGTCTACGGCGATGAGGTGAAGTTCGGCGGCGGCAAGGTGATCCGCGACGGCATGGGCCAGTCCCAGACCCCCCGCGCTGAGGGCGCCGTCGACACGGTGATCACCAACGCCCTGATCCTCGATTGGTGGGGCATCGTCAAAGCCGATGTCGGCCTCAAGGACGGCCGGATCGTGGGCATCGGCAAAGCAGGCAACCCCGACACTCAGGAAGGGGTGACGATCGTGGTGGGCCCCGGCACGGAAGCCATCGCCGGAGAAGGGCACATCCTCACGGCCGGAGGCATCGACACCCACATCCATTTCATCTGCCCCCAGCAAATCGAAACGGCGCTGGCCAGCGGCGTCACCACACTGATGGGCGGCGGCACCGGACCGGCCACCGGCACCAATGCCACCACCTGCACCCCCGGCGCCTTCCACATCGGGCGGATGCTCCAGGCCGCCGAAGGCCTGCCGGTGAACCTGGGCTTTTTCGGCAAAGGCAACGCCAGCACCCCGGAAGCGCTGGAAGAACAGGTGCGCGCAGGAGCCTGCGGCCTGAAGCTGCACGAAGACTGGGGCACCACACCCGCCACAATCGATGCCTGCCTGTCGGTGGCCGATCGGATGGACGTGCAGGTGTGCATCCACACCGACACCTTGAACGAAGCCGGCTTCGTGGAAGACACGATCGCCGCCATCAAAGGACGCACGATTCACACCTTCCACACCGAAGGCGCGGGCGGCGGACACGCGCCAGACATCATCAAGATCTGCGGCGAGGCCAACGTGCTGCCGAGCAGCACCAACCCCACCCGGCCCTACACCCGCAACACGCTCGAGGAGCACCTCGACATGTTGATGGTGTGCCACCACCTCGACCCGAAGATCCCTGAGGACGTGGCCTTTGCCGAATCACGGATCCGGCGCGAAACGATCGCCGCCGAGGACATCCTTCACGACCTCGGCGCCTTCTCGATCATCGCCAGCGACTCCCAGGCCATGGGCCGCGTGGGCGAGGTGATCACCCGCACCTTCCAGACCGCCCACAAGATGAAGGTGCAGCGCGGTGCCCTGCCGGAAGACTCCGCTCGCAACGACAACCACCGGCTGAAGCGCTACATCGCCAAGGTGACGATCAACCCGGCATTGGCCCACGGCATCAGCAGCGAAGTGGGATCGATCGAAACCGGCAAACTCGCCGATCTCGTGCTGTGGAAGCCTGGCTTCTTCGGCATTCGCCCAGAACTAGTGGTGAAGGGTGGTTCGATCGTGTGGGCCCAGATGGGCGACGCCAACGCTTCCATTCCCACCCCCGGCCCGGTGCACGGCCGGCCGATGTTCGGCGCCTTCGGCAAAGCCCTCGCCCCCAGTTGCCTCACCTTTGTGAGCGAAGCGGCCATGGATGCCGACATCCAACGCCAACTGGGGCTGGAGCGCACCTGCATGGCAGTGAAGGAGACCCGCAGCGTCGGCAAGAGCGCCCTCAAGCTGAATGCAGCACTGCCCAAGGTGTGCGTGGACCCGCAGACCTATGAGGTGTTCGCCGACGGTGAGCTGCTCACCTGCGAGCCCGCTGAGGTGCTGCCCCTCGCCCAGCGCTATCTGCTGCTTTGA
- a CDS encoding type 1 glutamine amidotransferase: protein MDHEDAALVGELARQRGMSLQTLRPDRGDTLPDPRACANSIALVLGGPMSVNDREQPCMDWLRQELDWLRAWHQQRRPVLGICLGAQLLAVAAGGSVQPLQVGAPPQPLKELGVGAIHWVADSSEEALLKGQPSSSLVLHWHGDRIHLPADATLLGSSLHCAEQVFRIGAHAIGLQCHLEVDGDALERWIANDHDYVVSALGPEGADRLSQDWRRLGPTLQEQGLHFFNAALDQLIAISRPTNSYEQK from the coding sequence GTGGACCACGAAGACGCCGCACTGGTGGGAGAACTGGCGCGGCAACGGGGCATGTCTCTCCAGACCCTGAGGCCCGACCGGGGCGACACCCTGCCAGACCCCAGGGCGTGTGCGAACAGCATCGCCCTTGTGCTCGGTGGCCCGATGAGCGTGAACGATCGCGAGCAACCATGCATGGACTGGTTGCGGCAGGAACTGGACTGGTTGAGGGCCTGGCACCAGCAACGCCGACCGGTGCTGGGCATCTGCCTGGGGGCACAGCTCTTGGCTGTTGCTGCAGGCGGCTCCGTGCAACCCCTGCAGGTGGGAGCACCACCACAGCCGCTCAAGGAACTCGGCGTCGGCGCGATCCACTGGGTCGCGGATTCAAGCGAGGAAGCTCTGCTCAAGGGGCAACCAAGCAGCAGCTTGGTGCTGCATTGGCATGGCGATCGCATCCACCTGCCAGCTGATGCAACCCTTCTGGGCTCATCGCTGCACTGCGCGGAACAGGTGTTTCGGATCGGAGCCCACGCCATTGGCCTGCAATGCCACCTCGAGGTCGACGGTGATGCGCTTGAACGCTGGATCGCCAACGACCACGACTACGTGGTGAGCGCCCTTGGACCGGAAGGAGCCGATCGCCTGAGCCAGGACTGGCGAAGGCTTGGCCCCACGCTCCAGGAGCAAGGCCTGCACTTCTTCAATGCTGCACTCGATCAGCTGATTGCGATCAGCAGGCCCACTAATTCCTACGAACAAAAATAA
- a CDS encoding DUF4278 domain-containing protein — MTTLLYRGHQYQQSHATGDKPGVQLVYRRNVYQARQANCQHTPVHLVYRGVGYTR, encoded by the coding sequence ATGACCACCCTTCTCTATCGCGGGCATCAGTACCAGCAAAGCCACGCAACAGGAGACAAGCCCGGCGTGCAACTTGTTTATCGCCGCAATGTGTACCAAGCCCGCCAGGCCAACTGCCAACACACTCCGGTGCATCTCGTCTACCGCGGTGTGGGTTACACGCGCTAA
- a CDS encoding DUF1028 domain-containing protein: MTFSIVARDPSNGRFGVAVATCHLAVGSTVPHIRAGVGAVATQAHTNPYLGICGLERLEQSSDADNVLASLLADDQHRDRRQFHLIDLDGRTACWTGQDCGPWAGHRHQRDLSVAGNCLVDEGVLVAMEHAFLTSDPNLKLGRRLMMALQSGEAAGGDHRATFCTSAAVQVSGEAAFPLLDLRVDFHERAVEQLMEVYERSQALWAQQWRDELSELPMLNRLVA; the protein is encoded by the coding sequence ATGACCTTTTCGATCGTGGCCCGTGATCCCAGCAATGGCCGCTTTGGTGTGGCCGTTGCTACGTGTCATCTGGCCGTTGGATCGACTGTGCCCCACATCCGCGCGGGGGTTGGTGCTGTCGCCACCCAGGCCCACACCAACCCTTACCTGGGGATTTGTGGTCTTGAACGCCTGGAGCAGAGCTCGGATGCGGACAACGTTTTGGCCAGCCTCCTTGCAGATGATCAGCATCGTGACCGGCGTCAGTTTCACCTGATTGACCTGGACGGTCGCACGGCCTGTTGGACGGGTCAGGATTGTGGCCCTTGGGCCGGGCATCGCCATCAGCGTGATCTGTCTGTTGCCGGCAATTGTTTGGTTGACGAGGGTGTTCTGGTGGCGATGGAGCATGCCTTTCTCACCAGTGACCCCAACTTGAAATTGGGCCGCCGTCTGATGATGGCTTTGCAGTCGGGTGAAGCGGCTGGCGGTGATCACCGCGCCACTTTCTGCACCTCAGCGGCGGTGCAAGTGAGTGGTGAGGCAGCTTTCCCGCTCCTGGATCTGCGCGTTGATTTTCATGAGCGCGCGGTGGAGCAGTTGATGGAGGTGTACGAGCGCAGTCAGGCCCTTTGGGCTCAGCAGTGGAGGGATGAACTATCGGAATTGCCCATGCTCAACCGCTTGGTGGCTTGA
- a CDS encoding Zn-dependent hydrolase, translating to MPALISASSTTPAIRVEPAKIAARPNRDRLIATIEQLASIGAQPDGSVCRRGFSPEDVQGRDLLAYWMKQIGMQVRVDAAGNLIGRLEGLDPQRSALVTGSHLDTVPTGGRFDGALGVLAGLEACRALQDQGLRLRHGIELIAFADEESTMVGCKGLAGTASADPESYATSNGKPIEDNLARIGGHWPSLASARRSDEAYAAFLELHVEQGGVLEQRGDAIGVVEGVVGQRRFSINVQGQANHAGTTPMSSRQDALVAASRIVLAVEAMASRHPGDPVATVGRLEVWPNAANVVPGAVALTVDLRDVDPTVLDQLVEELMQQVERIGAETGCPIAVDPQFSVDPTPADAVVMATIAEAAADLGFSHSHLPSRASHDAQEVGRRWPMGMIFVPSRGGLSHSAAEFTSDEQCWAGTAVLLETLLRLDRELP from the coding sequence TTGCCAGCGCTCATCTCGGCTTCCTCGACCACCCCTGCCATAAGGGTCGAGCCAGCCAAAATTGCGGCGCGACCCAACCGTGATCGGCTGATCGCAACGATCGAACAGCTGGCCAGCATTGGCGCCCAGCCTGATGGAAGCGTTTGCCGGCGTGGGTTTTCGCCTGAAGATGTGCAGGGCCGCGACTTGCTGGCCTATTGGATGAAACAGATCGGCATGCAGGTGCGTGTCGATGCTGCTGGCAATTTGATCGGACGCCTGGAAGGCCTCGATCCCCAACGTTCTGCCTTGGTGACCGGGTCGCATCTCGACACGGTGCCGACCGGTGGACGTTTCGATGGAGCTCTGGGCGTGTTGGCCGGTCTGGAAGCCTGCCGCGCGCTTCAAGACCAGGGCCTGCGCCTGCGGCATGGCATCGAGTTGATCGCCTTTGCCGACGAGGAGTCGACCATGGTGGGTTGCAAAGGCTTGGCGGGCACGGCCTCCGCTGACCCGGAGAGTTATGCCACCAGCAACGGAAAGCCGATTGAGGACAATTTGGCGCGCATCGGGGGACATTGGCCATCTTTAGCTTCGGCCCGCCGTTCCGATGAGGCCTACGCCGCGTTCCTGGAGTTGCATGTGGAGCAGGGCGGTGTTCTCGAGCAGCGCGGCGATGCCATCGGCGTTGTGGAGGGTGTGGTCGGTCAACGACGCTTCAGCATCAATGTGCAGGGTCAGGCCAACCACGCCGGCACCACGCCGATGAGTTCGCGACAGGACGCCCTTGTGGCGGCTTCGCGGATTGTTCTCGCGGTGGAGGCCATGGCCTCCCGTCATCCTGGAGATCCGGTGGCGACGGTGGGACGACTGGAGGTTTGGCCCAACGCCGCCAACGTTGTTCCTGGTGCCGTCGCCCTGACGGTCGATCTAAGGGATGTGGATCCGACGGTTCTCGATCAATTGGTGGAGGAGTTGATGCAGCAGGTGGAACGCATCGGTGCTGAAACCGGTTGCCCGATCGCTGTCGACCCTCAGTTCAGTGTTGATCCCACTCCTGCAGATGCTGTGGTGATGGCCACGATTGCTGAGGCCGCGGCTGATCTTGGTTTCTCCCACAGCCATCTCCCCAGCCGCGCGAGCCACGATGCGCAAGAGGTCGGCCGCCGTTGGCCGATGGGCATGATTTTTGTCCCGAGCCGGGGTGGTCTGAGTCATTCCGCTGCGGAGTTCACCAGCGATGAGCAGTGCTGGGCAGGCACTGCGGTGCTGTTGGAAACGTTGTTGCGGCTCGACCGTGAGCTGCCATGA
- the asnB gene encoding asparagine synthase (glutamine-hydrolyzing), producing MCGIGGVFNADRQQTVDRQLLVNMAAIQAHRGPDGFGVEVLDQAGVGFCHARLSIIDLNESRARQPFLTDDGEVLMAHNGEFYDFQRIRADLTAQGVRFSSKSDSEILLRLYQRQGLEATLPLLRGEFAFALFDRAEDCLYLVRDRFGIKPQYWAMTPEGLVFGSELKVLFAHPAVERRFTSEGLFHQLMQTMVPGTTAFAGVHQVKPGHVLKVQRMNGRLQVSESTYWDVDFPRKDQRDSSRTEADHIAAVRAALLEAVELRMVADVPVGCYLSGGIDSCSILGLASAVSQAPVKAFTIGFDDARYDESPIAREMAEATGAEQDLLRLSGQELYGHMERTIWHAERTIYNTLAVAKFLMSRHVNDVDYKVVMTGEGSDELFGGYPAFRRDMFLHGLDDLPEEERASWESLLQQSNALVKGAMLAENQVDDPDLDAVVGFTPSCLQPWLACAPLVPELLAESHATALEGYSPGKAIAEQLDGDQLDGRHALDKAQYVWIKTMLEGQILTWGGDRVDMANSMEARPAFLDHHLAAVAVQVPPELRIKGKTEKYVLREAMAGLLPEVLYKREKFAFMAPPAHTEPEKWEQMKQLANDYLSDEAIDAAGLLSKAGVRALFARHDDPSTTDAERVQLDAVINHLLGVQMLHRMFVAEDVPALARREADRLGWRVLMPV from the coding sequence ATGTGTGGGATTGGTGGTGTTTTCAATGCCGACCGTCAACAGACGGTGGATCGCCAGCTGCTGGTCAACATGGCGGCGATTCAGGCCCATCGCGGGCCCGATGGCTTTGGCGTTGAGGTGCTCGATCAGGCCGGCGTTGGCTTCTGCCATGCCCGCCTCTCGATCATTGATCTGAACGAGTCACGGGCCCGGCAGCCCTTCCTCACCGATGACGGTGAGGTGCTGATGGCTCACAACGGTGAGTTTTACGACTTCCAGCGGATCAGGGCTGACCTCACCGCCCAGGGGGTGCGCTTCAGCAGCAAGAGTGATTCCGAGATCCTGTTGCGGCTCTACCAACGCCAGGGATTAGAGGCGACCCTGCCTCTGTTGCGCGGTGAGTTCGCCTTCGCCTTGTTTGATCGGGCCGAAGACTGCCTCTACCTCGTGCGGGATCGCTTCGGCATCAAACCGCAGTACTGGGCGATGACGCCTGAGGGTCTGGTGTTCGGGTCCGAGTTAAAGGTGCTGTTCGCCCATCCAGCGGTGGAGCGACGCTTCACCTCGGAGGGTCTGTTCCACCAGTTGATGCAGACCATGGTTCCCGGCACCACAGCCTTTGCCGGGGTGCATCAGGTGAAGCCCGGCCATGTGCTGAAGGTGCAACGGATGAATGGGCGGCTGCAGGTGTCGGAGTCGACCTACTGGGATGTCGACTTTCCGCGCAAGGATCAGCGGGACTCCAGCCGCACCGAAGCCGACCACATCGCTGCCGTTCGTGCGGCCTTGCTGGAGGCCGTTGAGCTGCGCATGGTGGCCGACGTTCCCGTGGGTTGTTATCTCTCCGGTGGCATCGATAGCTGTTCGATCCTCGGTTTGGCGTCAGCCGTGAGCCAGGCGCCGGTGAAAGCGTTCACGATCGGATTTGATGACGCCCGTTACGACGAGTCGCCGATTGCCCGGGAGATGGCTGAGGCCACGGGTGCTGAGCAGGATCTGCTGCGGCTGTCGGGTCAGGAGCTCTATGGCCACATGGAACGCACCATCTGGCATGCCGAGCGAACGATCTACAACACCTTGGCCGTGGCGAAGTTCTTGATGAGCCGCCACGTCAATGACGTGGATTACAAGGTTGTGATGACCGGTGAAGGCTCAGATGAGCTGTTCGGCGGCTACCCCGCCTTTCGCCGCGACATGTTCCTCCACGGTCTCGATGACTTGCCGGAGGAGGAGCGCGCCAGCTGGGAAAGCTTGCTGCAACAGTCGAATGCTCTGGTGAAGGGGGCGATGCTCGCTGAAAACCAGGTGGATGACCCCGATCTTGACGCTGTGGTTGGTTTCACCCCCAGTTGCCTGCAGCCCTGGCTGGCCTGCGCCCCACTGGTGCCGGAGCTTTTGGCGGAATCCCATGCCACCGCCTTGGAGGGTTACTCCCCGGGCAAGGCGATTGCCGAGCAACTGGATGGGGATCAACTGGACGGGCGCCATGCCCTGGACAAGGCCCAGTACGTCTGGATCAAGACCATGCTTGAGGGCCAGATCCTGACCTGGGGTGGCGACCGGGTCGACATGGCCAATTCCATGGAGGCGCGACCCGCCTTCTTGGATCACCATCTGGCCGCGGTGGCGGTGCAGGTGCCACCCGAACTGCGGATCAAGGGGAAAACCGAGAAATACGTGCTGCGGGAAGCTATGGCCGGCCTGTTGCCGGAGGTGCTCTACAAGCGGGAGAAGTTCGCCTTCATGGCCCCGCCAGCCCATACGGAGCCAGAGAAGTGGGAGCAGATGAAGCAGCTCGCTAACGACTACCTCAGTGATGAGGCGATCGATGCCGCCGGTTTGTTGAGCAAGGCGGGGGTGCGGGCTCTGTTCGCGCGCCATGACGATCCCTCCACCACCGATGCGGAGCGGGTGCAGCTGGATGCGGTGATCAATCACCTGCTGGGTGTGCAGATGCTGCATCGCATGTTTGTGGCGGAAGACGTGCCAGCTCTGGCCCGTCGGGAGGCGGACCGTTTGGGTTGGCGGGTGCTGATGCCCGTTTGA